A segment of the Corylus avellana chromosome ca2, CavTom2PMs-1.0 genome:
TTGTTAGTTGAATTTACTCAACATATTCAACTAAACTCCTTAAAACAGCTTAACCTCCCCTTTTCCCCTCGCGTGCAACGCATCTGCCCACTAGCCCACTCACCACCCACTCACCCACCCACCTTAACTTGTCAATTGGAGCTAGTGGCATTGGCCCCAATGGTTGGCTTCACCCTAGCGGCGGAATGTCTCCATTAAAGCTTGCCAAAACGAGTTACCAAAAAGATTGAACAAGTACATTAAGAACTAGCACTAGACTTCTTCCCCCTTTCTACTCAATGCTAATCCCAAGCGTGGCAAGATCTGGACATCTCCATCAATCTTTGCTGTTTTGGCACCTGTGAAATGAGACCTGAGAGCTTTGTTAGCCTGGGTCACATTTACCAATCTCCTCCTAGGTGTTGACATCCCATTTTGGAATCTGATCATagtggttttgaaaaaaaaaaaagatagaaaagaaaatcttAAGTTTTTATTTGGGGTTTGATTGTCTCGGTTGGGGTTATATAATGGGTGATGTTAGTTGGGTTTTGGTGTTTGTGGTGGCTCTGGTTGTGGGATGTTTTGGTTGGGAGAGGGCAAGtgaaatggttttttttttttatttttttttattttttatttttttttatggagttGTTTGCTTTAGGGTTGGGAGGTTTTGTGTGGTTTTAACAGTTCTTAGCTGTCTCTGGTGAGGCAATGGGTACAATGTTTCAGTACCAATCAAACTCAGTATTTTCAACATTGCTTTCAATCGGAAGTGATTTagcctgaaaatatttttgattgagAATATTAActcagaaaatattttacattgaaaCAAATGCAGTCATGGTAATATGTTTAGTTTCATTTCACAAATGATTGATTTAGGTTATTTCATTGATGCTTGAATGGATTGAATTTTCTTCTCCGATTTGTTGTTGAAAGAATGTAGGAAAACGGAAAAAGTATCTGGAGTTTGGaacttatatttttatgttatcttGGTTGAGAAAACTTCATTTCGCCCTGTGATTTATGTACATAGAATTAGACAAATTCAAAAGATGGGTGATACAGCTTTTTaactatattttctttttcggtTTATGTTTTTACCTTTCATTCTGCAGGTTCCTTTGATACAGTATTGTCAGCAGCTTGCTTCTACACTATCAAGCCATGATACATGCTTCACACAAGCTGCAGATTCATTGTTTTTCATGCATGAGGGGCTACAGCAAGCTCGTGCACCTGTCTATGATGTACCATCTGCTATAGAATTGCTGCTTACAGGAACTTATCAGCGTTTACCTAAATGTATAGAAAACGTGGGTATTCAGAGTACATTAACTGAGGAACAGCAAAAACCAGCTTTGAAAAAGTTGGACACACTTGTACGGTCTAAATTACTTGAAGTTTCCTTGCCAAAAGAAATTTCTGAGGCTAAAGTTTCTGATGGCACTGCGCAGCTTCGTGTGGATGGGGAATTTAAGGTTTTAGTTACTCTTGGTTACCGAGGACATCTATCAATGTGGAGGATATTACATTTGGAGCTGCTTGTTGGAGAGAGAAGTGGGCTCGTGAAGCTGGAAGAATCGCGACGGCATGCCCTTGGAAATGATTTAGAGCGTAGAATGGCCGCAGCAGAAAACCCATTTATGACATTATACTCGGTTCTCCATGAGCTTTGCGTTGCACTTGTCATGGACACTGTCATAAGACAAGTTCAAGCTCTTCGACAAGGAAGATGGAAAGATGCAATTCGATTTGAGCTCGTATCTGATGGTAGTACAGGTCATGCTAGTTCTACACAATTAAATCCAGAAGGAGAAGCTGATTCATCTGGTCTACGAACACCAGGATTAAAAGTTTTATACTGGTTAGATTTTGATAAGAACTCTGGAACATCTGACTCAGGGTCATGCccatttataaaaattgaaccAGGACCAGATCTGAATATAAAGTGTCTTCATAGCACATTTGTCATAGATCCACTAACTGGCAAGGAGGCAGAATTTTCTCTTAACCAAAGTTGCATCGATGTTGAGAAGTTGCTGCTTAGGGCTATATATTGTAATAGATATACTCGTTTGCTTGAAATTCAGAAAGACCTGGGCAAAAATGTGCAGATATGCCGAGCGGCAGGTGACGTTGTTCTTCAGTCTCACTTGGATGAACCTGATATTGACAATAAAAAGGTTAGTTCACTTCTATTATGGGATTTATGCTGGTTGAAGTTTTTAAAGgttcttatttttatgaataCCACGCTCCTTGAATTGTTTCATAACTTTTCGGTTTTCACATTGCTGACCTGCTTGTGAATGAATTTGTTGCGTTGCCTGATCGAACTTTACATAATTAGCATGCATAATCTTGCGTGATTGCTGAAGATGGTTTCTTACCAGGCAAATTCCATTGTGGATCTTTCGTTTTGTTGTCTCTGTTCCTCTACTGTTTTCAGGAGCccattattgttttttatgcATTTGCTTTCTGGAGCTCATGATCTTTCCTTTCTTGTTTTGGGATGTATCTCACAAACTTGATTTTGCTTTATTGCATTTCTGTGTGCAGAAAGATAAGAAGCCTGACACCAGGGAATATGAGGGGCAGGAAGTATTACGTGTCCGTGCCTATGGCTCTTCATTTTTCACCCTTGGAATTAATATAAGGTATCCTCTTTTCCCCATGCTACTATACATGATCTTATGTTTTCccatttgtttgaattttcaaGTTGATATCTGTTATGTATAAGTAGTGCTAATTTCTTCAGTAACTTAATAACGGCTACATTTATTTGAttgagaaaatgaaaggaaaactGTTCTTGCagtaaaattaatttgtttagggattataaaagaaaagttattcaaaaattttcatcGATTCTTTTGGTTTTCAGAAACGTAGTAAAATGCATTTTGGAATGTTCCAATGATAACATCATATTGAATGCAAAGTGGACTGAATAGATCTATCTCTTCCACCTTTATCCATTGTTCCAACATGACATTGAATGTATCTGTTCCTTCCAAAAAAGGTTTATCTGTttcataaaaggaaaagaaaaaattggaaacaaatgTGAACAAAACGAGCCATTCGCTATTGAACTTTGTGGTGTTTCAGGTCACAATTTCGTACTTCTTTGTACTATCTTAGATTTTGTGACTTGTAGGAACGGCTGCTTTCTCCTGCAGTCATCCCAGAATATTCTTGAACCTTCGGTATTGTTAGATTGTGAAGAAGCTTTGAATCAGGGAAGCATGACTGCAGCTGAGGTTTTTATAAGATTGAGAAGCAAAAGTATTCTGCATCTATTTGCATCTATTGGCAGGTTTTTAGGCCTTGAggtaaatattttttctctttgctttCCTTTTAAAGTTAAATGGCAATGCATTTTAGATTGGCGACCAAAATTCATACTGATGACTTTAGTTGGTATCCTTAAGGCGGTAAAATTTGGTTCTTGCAGGTATATGAGCATGGTTTTGCTGCAGTTAAAGTACCTAAGAACATTTCGAATGGTTCATCTATGTTGCTAATGGGGTTTCCAGACTGTGGGAGCTCTTATTTTCTGCTGATGTTACTTGATAAGGATTTTAAACCCCTGTTCAGATTGTTAGAGACTCAGCCAGATCCCTCTGGAAAGGCCCAttcttttaatgaaataaacCATGTTATGCGCATGAAGAAAATTGACGTTGGCCAGATGCAGATGCTTGAAGATGAAATGAATTTGAGCCTACTTGACTGGGGAAAACTATTTTCCTTTTTGCCTAGTGCGGGGGGTCATAATCAGGCTTCTGAACATGGTATTCTTTCTGATATTGGCCTTGGGAGTTCTATGCAGATTGCAGGATGTCCTCCTTCTAGTTTTTCATCTGTTGTTGATGAAGTGTTTGAGCTTGAGAAAGGGTCATCTGTGCCTCCATTCTCTGTTCAGAATCTCTCTTCATACAATACATCTTCTGCAGCTCATTTTGGCTCTGCTCCAATTAGTCTGCATAGTATGAAAGCTGGAACCCCCTCTCCTAAGTGGGAGGGAGGCATGCAGATATCACAGGTCAATACTGTTGCAAAAGTTTCAAGTATGGCAACCCTTTATAATGGTTCTATGTATGCCTCAAGCAATTTGAAGGGCCCTGTACAGTCCAGTTCAGTTGGTTCGCTATCTTCTGGCACAGGAAGGAGTACAACTTTGAAAAAACTATCAGCCTCGAAGTCCGAGCAGGATTTGGCTTCTCTTAGGTCTCCACATTCGGTTGAGGTTGGTTCGTATACCACAGTGGATGAGGATCAGCTTAGATTGTTAAATGATACTTCAAAGGATTTATATGGGAGCAGGTCAGCTCGATTATTATCTCCTCCCCGTGCCACTGCTCCTCGAATCTCTGTGCCAGGTGCAAAAGCGAATGGACTTAGAAGTTCACCTTCTAGACCTCTTGGTGGATCTTTCAGAGGTTCTGGATCAAGCTCTTGTACTTCAACTCCCGTATGTAAGATCCCTTCTCCGTGTTCATCTATATTAGTGGATATATACTTTCTTTCATTTTGGTTCAACTCTACTTTTTAGATTTCAATATTTGACAAGAAATTGGACTCTTTTCAGCCCATGCACCAGAATCTGCGATTTGTCAAAGTCCCAGTCAAGATGTTGTTTCCAAGCATGATAAAAATCCTCGAAAGCGTACAGTTTCAGATATTTTGAGTTTGATTCCATCACTTCAAGGTCTTGAAGCAAATACGGGATTttctaagagaagaaaaatctcTGAATTTGCTCATGCCCAGCACCTTTCATCACATGTTACTATATCGACTGAGATGGTAACTAAAACCGAAGGATACAGTTATGGGAATCTTATAGCTGAAGCGAATAAAGGTAATGCACCTTCCAGCATTTATGTTTCAGCTCTTCTTCACGTGGTCAGACACTGCTCACTTTGTATCAAGCATGCCAGACTAACTAGTCAGATGGAGGCACTAGACATCCCTTATGTTGAAGAAGTGGGGTTAAGAAGTGCTTCCTCAAACATATGGTTCCGGCTCCCATTTGCAAGAGGCGATTCCTGGCAACACATATGCTTGCGGCTTGGCAGACCAGGAAGCATGTATTGGGATGTCAAAATAAATGACCAGCACTTCAGGGATTTGTGGGACCTTCAGAAAGGAAGCAGTAGTACACCATGGGGTTCTGGCGTTCGCATAGCCAATACATCTGATATAGATTCTCATATTCGATATGATCCAGATGGTGTTGTTCTGAGTTATCAATCTGTTGAGGCTGATAGTATAAAGAAGCTGGTGGCCGATATCCGAAGGCTCTCCAATGCAAGAATGTTTGCCCTTGGCATGAGGAAGCTGCTTGGAGTAAGAGCAGATGAGAAGCCAGAAGAGTGCAGTACAAACTCTGATGTCAAATCACCAGTTGGAGCCAAAGGTGCTCCTGAGACAGCTGATAAGTTATCAGAGCAGATGAGAAGGGCATTTAGAATTGAGGCGGCTGGATTAATGAGCTTGTGGTTTAGTTTTGGTTCAGGTGTCCTAGCTCGCTTTGTTGTCGAATGGGAATCAGGTAAAGAGGGTTGCACAATGCATGTCTCTCCCGACCAACTTTGGCCACATACAAAGGTGTGTTCAACTTCATTTGATTGTGTGTTGTTAAtgttctttatcttttgttttctcgtcttttctttttgggtgggTGGGTTAAGTAATTGGTAGGAATCAGTTACCTCATCTTTTGGGAATTTAATTAGGATCTGTACTTGAATTTGTGCTTCATATATGTTTTGCATTGCACTATCCTTAATGTCCTGTATCTGGCCTAGTCTGTTTTTAGTCTATCATGTGTcagctctttctttttttgttctttctttcttacttCCCTTTCACTCTAATGTATATAAAACAGAGTGTGAAATTACGTGTATATATAACAGAATGTGGTCCAGCTGTGCTAATATTATTAGTTGTCCCTCAATTTAGGACAAGAGTCCCTGTTCCAGAAAGTGTCTTGATCAAGAACAATACAACCATCTTCTCATGAAATCTAAGAAATGGTTTTTTGTTATCTGTTGGTGGCGCCGTGCAGAACTGTAAATATAATGCGCACTAGGCTTCTTGTATCTTACTGTCCAACGCTTTTAAATAAGTAAAGGGAAGATAATTTCAGACAGCTCATAGTAGTTTCAAGATGCTTAATGGAAGCTTAAACCGaaaatttaaattcttaaatAAAGTTACTTTAGCGTCTAGCTCTTGTGCTTTCCCCTCCAAAAGGAAAATGAAGTTTCCTATATTgagccttttcttttctgtacAGTTTCTGGAGGATTTCATAAATGGAGCTGAAGTTGCATCCCTTTTGGACTGCATTCGCCTTACTGCAGGACCCTTGCATGCTCTTGCGGCTGCAACTCGACCTGCACGTGCTGGTCCTGTCCCAGGGGTCCCTGGGGTAGCAGCAGCTCTCTCTTCTATCCCAAAACAGGCGGCGTACATAACATCTCAGGGCCTCCTTCCCAACAGTTTGACCTCTAATGTTGGTCAGGTTACTTCTGTCCCTGTAGGGAACCCAACTGCGTCTTCTGCTACTGGTCCTCTTGCCAATCATGGCCTTCATGGAGCTGCAATGTTAGCTGCTGCTGGCCGTGGTGGCCCTGGCATTGTTCCAAGCTCACTATTGCCCATTGATGTCTCTGTTGTGCTACGTAGCCCCTACTGGATACGAATCATATATCGCAAACACTTTGCAGTTGACATGCGCTGCTTTGCAGGAGATCAGGTATGGTTGCAGCCAGCGACACCACCAAAGGGGGGCGCTTCAGTTGGAGGGTCATTACCATGTCCACAGTTTCGCCCTTTTATTATGGAGCATGTTGCTCAAGAACTGAATGGTTTAGATCCTACTTTCACCAGTGGCCAACAGATGGGTGGACTAGCAAATTCAAATGGTCAAAACCCAAGTTCAGGTTCTCAATTGTCTGCTGCCAATGGAAACAGAGCTAACCTTGCTAGTTCTGCTGCAATGTCTAGGGCAGGAAGCCAAGTGGCTGGATTGAACCGTATGGGAAATGCTATTTCTGGATCCTCAAATTTAGCTGTTGTAGGTGTTGGAGCGGCTTTACGTAGATCCCCAGGCACAAGTGTCCCCGCACATGTGAGAGGAGAGCTCAATACTGCTATTATTGGTCTTGGGGATGATGGAGGGTATGGAGGTGGCTGGGTTCCTCTTGTTGCGCTCAAGAAGGTTCTCAGGGGTATTCTCAAGTACCTAGGAGTGCTATGGCTGTTTGCCCAGCTGCCTAATCTTTTGAAAGAGATCCTAGGATCAATtctgaaagaaaatgaaggtgCACTTTTGAATTTGGACAATGAGCAGCCTGCCTTACGCTTCTTCGTAGGGTGAGTTATGAACTTCCATTTTCTACTTTTTGTAATTTACATCTTAGAAACTTccattttctactttttctgacTTCATGTTATTCTTAGAATGGCGCACATAATCTTAGGTGGTGTGCTCCgcaaattatataatatttaatttcttcagaTTATGATAATTAAAGCACAGATTTGCATGTGATCTAGAAACTTGTGGAAAGCTCATATTGGGCTCTTATGATGGAACAATAATGAGTGTACCAAAAATGGGAATATGAAACGATTTATAACTTTTAGTATAAGTACTCATGTCATTTGAGTTTAGGATAATTTTGCCAGATGGATTAATGTTAACCTTTGGTTATGTTGAGGATTCTATAGTGTTGAGATGCGGAGAATGTGTTTGTTGATCTGCATGTGGCTGGGGTCTGGGGCATGTGGTGGGACTTGGATCATGTGTACTCTTAGGTGTCTATTTGCGAGGCTGTAAGCTGTACCATGTGCACATCTTTTAAAACTTGAGGCTTCTGAAACTTGATACCTACATACACATTTTTGAGGCTTGCATTTTTGGTTCTTGTTTGCTCCTCACAAAACGcctgtgttttttttaatctgtcAAATTTCTAAAGAGTGGATGTAGGACTTTTTTTAGTCTGTTTTAAATAAGACCACTTGAAGGGTGAGATACTTGATCTACTAAGTGGTCTCTTGtattcttcaacttcttcaatGTATAATTGTTATGCCCCTCTAATTCATACACAGTTCAACCCTTTTTTGCCATTTTCAAATTCATTGCCTGGACCTTTCTTGCCATCTACATTTCACTTCTATTGTTCGCAATTTGAGGTATTGATTCTACGACTTACAGAAATTTATGTAATGCTTATCGTTTCGTCACTTTGTTGTTATATTAGATAATGGTATAGAGGCGCTCTAGTGCTGCAATATATGTATCTTGAAGAAATTTTCACTTATTCCTTGCCTTCGATCTTGCTTGTGTTACACTTAGTACTCAAGTCGCACGGTTTCTTGATCTGATTGCATGTTTTTCTTGCAGGGGCTATGTATTTGCTGTAAGTGTCCACAGAgttcaacttcttcttcaagTTCTCAGTGTGAAGCGTTTCCATCAtcaacaacagcaacagcaacagcaaaACTCGACTGCTGCGCAAGAGGAACTAACTCAATCTGAAATAAGTGAGATATGTGACTACTTCAGCCGCCGTGTTGCATCAGAGCCCTACGACGCTTCTCGTGTTGCTTCATTCATTACTCTTCTCACTTTACCAATCTCAATTCTTAGAGAATTCTTGAAATTAATAGCATGGAAAAAAGGATTAGCCCAAGCACAGGGTGGAGACATAGCTCCTTCACAGAAACCACGTATTGAATTATGTCTTGAAAATCATACTGGATTGCATATGGATGAAAACTCTGAGAATTCATCTGTAGCCAAAAGTAATATCCATTATGATCGGCCCCATAACTCCGTTGATTTTGCGCTAACTGTTGTTCTGGATCCCG
Coding sequences within it:
- the LOC132168596 gene encoding mediator of RNA polymerase II transcription subunit 14, which codes for MAGELGQQTVEFSALVSRAAEDSFLALKELVEKEKARSSSASAAGDPQSDTERKINLLKYIVKTQQRMLRLNVLAKWCQQVPLIQYCQQLASTLSSHDTCFTQAADSLFFMHEGLQQARAPVYDVPSAIELLLTGTYQRLPKCIENVGIQSTLTEEQQKPALKKLDTLVRSKLLEVSLPKEISEAKVSDGTAQLRVDGEFKVLVTLGYRGHLSMWRILHLELLVGERSGLVKLEESRRHALGNDLERRMAAAENPFMTLYSVLHELCVALVMDTVIRQVQALRQGRWKDAIRFELVSDGSTGHASSTQLNPEGEADSSGLRTPGLKVLYWLDFDKNSGTSDSGSCPFIKIEPGPDLNIKCLHSTFVIDPLTGKEAEFSLNQSCIDVEKLLLRAIYCNRYTRLLEIQKDLGKNVQICRAAGDVVLQSHLDEPDIDNKKKDKKPDTREYEGQEVLRVRAYGSSFFTLGINIRNGCFLLQSSQNILEPSVLLDCEEALNQGSMTAAEVFIRLRSKSILHLFASIGRFLGLEVYEHGFAAVKVPKNISNGSSMLLMGFPDCGSSYFLLMLLDKDFKPLFRLLETQPDPSGKAHSFNEINHVMRMKKIDVGQMQMLEDEMNLSLLDWGKLFSFLPSAGGHNQASEHGILSDIGLGSSMQIAGCPPSSFSSVVDEVFELEKGSSVPPFSVQNLSSYNTSSAAHFGSAPISLHSMKAGTPSPKWEGGMQISQVNTVAKVSSMATLYNGSMYASSNLKGPVQSSSVGSLSSGTGRSTTLKKLSASKSEQDLASLRSPHSVEVGSYTTVDEDQLRLLNDTSKDLYGSRSARLLSPPRATAPRISVPGAKANGLRSSPSRPLGGSFRGSGSSSCTSTPVSHAPESAICQSPSQDVVSKHDKNPRKRTVSDILSLIPSLQGLEANTGFSKRRKISEFAHAQHLSSHVTISTEMVTKTEGYSYGNLIAEANKGNAPSSIYVSALLHVVRHCSLCIKHARLTSQMEALDIPYVEEVGLRSASSNIWFRLPFARGDSWQHICLRLGRPGSMYWDVKINDQHFRDLWDLQKGSSSTPWGSGVRIANTSDIDSHIRYDPDGVVLSYQSVEADSIKKLVADIRRLSNARMFALGMRKLLGVRADEKPEECSTNSDVKSPVGAKGAPETADKLSEQMRRAFRIEAAGLMSLWFSFGSGVLARFVVEWESGKEGCTMHVSPDQLWPHTKFLEDFINGAEVASLLDCIRLTAGPLHALAAATRPARAGPVPGVPGVAAALSSIPKQAAYITSQGLLPNSLTSNVGQVTSVPVGNPTASSATGPLANHGLHGAAMLAAAGRGGPGIVPSSLLPIDVSVVLRSPYWIRIIYRKHFAVDMRCFAGDQVWLQPATPPKGGASVGGSLPCPQFRPFIMEHVAQELNGLDPTFTSGQQMGGLANSNGQNPSSGSQLSAANGNRANLASSAAMSRAGSQVAGLNRMGNAISGSSNLAVVGVGAALRRSPGTSVPAHVRGELNTAIIGLGDDGGYGGGWVPLVALKKVLRGILKYLGVLWLFAQLPNLLKEILGSILKENEGALLNLDNEQPALRFFVGGYVFAVSVHRVQLLLQVLSVKRFHHQQQQQQQQNSTAAQEELTQSEISEICDYFSRRVASEPYDASRVASFITLLTLPISILREFLKLIAWKKGLAQAQGGDIAPSQKPRIELCLENHTGLHMDENSENSSVAKSNIHYDRPHNSVDFALTVVLDPAHIPHINAAGGAAWLPYCVSVRLRYSFGENLNVSFLDMEGSHGGRACWLRVDDWEKCKQRVARTVEVNGCSPADVSQGRLRIVADSVQRTLNLCLQGLRDGGGVTATSVST